A region from the Cryptosporangium arvum DSM 44712 genome encodes:
- a CDS encoding DeoR/GlpR family DNA-binding transcription regulator: MRKTPRLNAILERVNDTRSVDVSDLAGALGVSEATIRRDLQSLSRSGLLVRTHGGAVANDRDGELPTQIKAVRRHTEKGRIGLAAAASIPDGAVIGMTGGTTMLELARALADRRNIAIVTNAVNIGAELIGRPGVHLVVIGGVARPSAELVGPAAEAMLANYHLDMAFIGVDGLTAEHGCTTYDEMEAQTDRAFLQRASRAVVLADHSKLGVVRFAQITPLASIDQVVTDRDADPAQLATLRAAGVHVDVV; encoded by the coding sequence GTGCGGAAGACACCCCGGCTCAACGCGATCCTGGAGCGGGTCAACGACACCCGCAGCGTGGACGTGAGTGACCTCGCGGGCGCGCTGGGGGTGTCCGAGGCGACGATCCGGCGCGATCTGCAGTCACTCAGCCGCAGCGGGCTGCTCGTGCGCACCCACGGCGGCGCCGTCGCGAACGATCGGGACGGGGAACTGCCCACCCAGATCAAAGCGGTGCGGCGCCACACCGAGAAGGGGCGGATCGGGCTCGCCGCCGCCGCGAGCATCCCCGACGGGGCCGTGATCGGGATGACCGGCGGCACCACGATGCTCGAGCTGGCCCGCGCGCTCGCCGACCGGCGCAACATCGCGATCGTCACGAACGCGGTGAACATCGGCGCCGAGCTGATCGGCCGCCCCGGCGTGCACCTGGTGGTGATCGGCGGCGTCGCCCGGCCGTCGGCGGAGCTGGTCGGCCCGGCCGCCGAGGCGATGCTCGCGAACTACCACCTGGACATGGCGTTCATCGGCGTCGACGGCCTGACCGCCGAACACGGGTGCACCACGTACGACGAGATGGAGGCCCAGACCGACCGGGCGTTCCTGCAGCGGGCGTCCCGGGCGGTGGTGCTGGCCGATCACTCCAAACTCGGCGTGGTGCGGTTCGCCCAGATCACGCCGCTGGCCAGCATCGACCAGGTGGTGACCGACCGGGACGCCGACCCGGCCCAGCTGGCGACGCTCCGCGCGGCCGGCGTCCACGTCGACGTGGTGTAG
- a CDS encoding ABC transporter substrate-binding protein, with product MRRSFPRRAGRWRAPTLAAVLSLSVLATAACGGGGNAPSDKDTDVTITVALAADPPPKAALDEFKQETGITVNWVNIDWDSLQTKISAAATAKTYFADATNVDWSRVGELGKLGWYYPMDDYVDVNAMKADVPQLASFTYDGKVVGVPYDASFMVTTVNTELFKKAGADPAPKTMDEYTAALRKIKSSGTVKYPLNIPFAAAEGLSTYWYETTNAFGGTILDGKGKPQFSDPGSPGYKAAQWMVDALKSGLVPPGNINVTDSQGEQTLMARGSVASIFSDYSGLVGTLYNVPDSSSVVNKVAYLPTPGVTGPAANLSNPDGVGIMKTAKYPKAAAKFIDWFTQSDRQAEFAGLNGPEKAWASYALPSHLSAVEKLASDGKLIGGTELAALLKTSKPVFPEGAPAWYSKFSNAVYTHLHAAAAGSESVEQAVKAMSDTANDLSNGS from the coding sequence ATGCGTAGGTCGTTCCCCCGTCGCGCCGGTCGGTGGCGGGCGCCGACGCTGGCCGCGGTGCTGAGTCTGTCGGTCCTGGCGACGGCGGCCTGTGGTGGCGGCGGCAACGCCCCCTCCGACAAGGACACCGACGTCACGATCACGGTCGCGCTGGCCGCCGACCCGCCGCCGAAGGCCGCGCTCGACGAGTTCAAGCAGGAGACCGGCATCACGGTCAACTGGGTGAACATCGACTGGGACAGCCTGCAGACCAAGATCTCCGCCGCGGCGACGGCCAAGACCTACTTCGCCGACGCGACGAACGTCGACTGGTCGCGCGTCGGTGAGCTGGGCAAGCTCGGCTGGTACTACCCGATGGACGACTACGTCGACGTGAACGCGATGAAGGCGGACGTGCCGCAGCTGGCGTCGTTCACCTACGACGGCAAGGTCGTCGGCGTCCCCTACGACGCGTCGTTCATGGTGACGACCGTCAACACCGAGCTGTTCAAGAAGGCCGGCGCCGACCCCGCGCCGAAGACGATGGACGAGTACACCGCGGCGCTGCGCAAGATCAAGTCGTCCGGCACCGTGAAGTACCCGCTGAACATCCCGTTCGCGGCGGCCGAGGGCCTCTCCACCTACTGGTACGAGACCACGAACGCGTTCGGCGGCACGATCCTCGACGGCAAGGGCAAGCCGCAGTTCTCCGACCCGGGCTCGCCCGGCTACAAGGCCGCCCAGTGGATGGTCGACGCGCTCAAGAGCGGCCTGGTCCCGCCGGGCAACATCAACGTCACCGACAGCCAGGGCGAGCAGACGCTGATGGCCCGAGGCTCGGTGGCCAGCATCTTCTCCGACTACTCGGGCCTGGTCGGCACGCTCTACAACGTGCCGGACTCCTCGTCGGTCGTGAACAAGGTCGCCTACCTCCCGACGCCCGGCGTGACCGGCCCGGCCGCGAACCTGAGCAACCCCGACGGCGTCGGCATCATGAAGACGGCCAAGTACCCGAAGGCCGCGGCCAAGTTCATCGACTGGTTCACCCAGTCCGACCGGCAGGCGGAGTTCGCCGGTCTGAACGGCCCGGAGAAGGCGTGGGCGTCCTACGCGCTGCCGTCGCACCTCTCGGCGGTGGAGAAGCTCGCCAGCGACGGCAAGCTGATCGGCGGCACCGAGCTGGCCGCGCTGCTCAAGACCTCCAAGCCGGTCTTCCCCGAGGGCGCTCCGGCCTGGTACTCGAAGTTCTCCAACGCCGTCTACACCCACCTGCACGCCGCGGCCGCCGGTTCGGAGAGCGTCGAGCAGGCGGTGAAGGCGATGAGCGACACCGCCAACGACCTCTCCAACGGTTCCTGA
- a CDS encoding carbohydrate ABC transporter permease — protein MTMTQAPEAAKAAPGGRPRPKRRFDVLPYLLVSPVTLFIIALALVPAAFTIIQAFFRVDALDPPTRFDGFGNFTRLFKNDAIVGSIGNTGLYVVIGVTLSTLLGIGMAVLLQRAFRGRSIVIAVLILPWALPGVVEGILWTGIFDPNSGLIASVMRTFGADEGAVLLGQNKFLTIVLIELVQVWQITPLSALLILASLQLIPDELYEAAVIDGASTWRSFWHLTLPMARPGIAVSMVQAVIATLNVFDQPFVLNGAATTGASVTMQTYYVSFQNLDFGQGYALSLLITITTLVISLGVVRAVYRRVEL, from the coding sequence ATGACGATGACTCAAGCCCCGGAGGCGGCGAAAGCCGCCCCCGGGGGCCGTCCCCGACCGAAACGCCGGTTCGACGTCCTGCCCTACCTGCTGGTCTCGCCGGTCACGCTGTTCATCATCGCGCTCGCGCTGGTGCCGGCGGCGTTCACGATCATCCAGGCGTTCTTCCGGGTCGACGCGCTCGATCCGCCGACCCGCTTCGACGGGTTCGGCAACTTCACCCGGCTGTTCAAGAACGACGCGATCGTCGGCAGCATCGGCAACACCGGCCTCTACGTCGTCATCGGCGTGACGCTCTCGACGCTGCTCGGCATCGGGATGGCGGTGCTGCTGCAGCGGGCGTTCCGGGGTCGCAGCATCGTGATCGCGGTGCTGATCCTGCCGTGGGCGCTCCCGGGCGTCGTCGAGGGCATCCTCTGGACCGGCATCTTCGACCCCAACTCGGGCCTGATCGCCAGCGTGATGCGGACGTTCGGCGCGGACGAGGGCGCGGTCCTGCTCGGGCAGAACAAGTTCCTGACGATCGTGCTGATCGAGCTCGTGCAGGTCTGGCAGATCACGCCGCTCTCGGCGCTGCTGATCCTCGCGTCGCTCCAGCTGATCCCGGACGAGCTCTACGAGGCCGCGGTCATCGACGGGGCCTCGACCTGGCGGTCGTTCTGGCACCTGACGCTGCCGATGGCCCGGCCGGGCATCGCGGTGTCGATGGTGCAGGCCGTCATCGCCACGCTCAACGTCTTCGACCAGCCGTTCGTGCTGAACGGAGCGGCGACGACCGGCGCCTCGGTGACCATGCAGACCTACTACGTCAGTTTCCAGAACCTGGACTTCGGCCAGGGGTACGCGCTCTCGCTGCTGATCACGATCACCACGCTGGTGATCTCGCTGGGTGTCGTGCGGGCGGTCTACCGGAGGGTCGAGCTGTGA
- a CDS encoding carbohydrate ABC transporter permease, with the protein MRRIGIFLVVVWSVLPIYWAFKTSIQTEGDARDGQYLPLHPTLDNYTSLLSGDSDTANGIRSSLLNIVIECGAATIVTVVLAALAAYAFARMTFRGHTILFYGVLLTMAFPAYTTLIPLYRIMSEAYLVNTYTGVVLVYVSGFLPLATWVLHNYFSGLPSSIEEAGLIDGANRLQVFWHLVLPLARPGIISTALITFLFAWAQFLFPLVLTTDTSTQPLTVVIASLQGRHVVPTTLLSAAGMIAIAVPAVVALVFNRYIVNGLLAGSTK; encoded by the coding sequence ATGAGGCGCATCGGGATCTTCCTGGTCGTCGTGTGGTCGGTGCTGCCGATCTACTGGGCGTTCAAGACCAGCATCCAGACCGAGGGCGACGCGCGGGACGGGCAGTACCTCCCGCTGCACCCGACGCTGGACAACTACACGTCGCTGCTCTCGGGCGACAGCGACACCGCGAACGGCATCCGCTCGTCGTTGCTCAACATCGTCATCGAGTGCGGCGCGGCGACGATCGTCACGGTCGTGCTGGCGGCGCTGGCCGCGTACGCGTTCGCCCGGATGACGTTCCGCGGGCACACGATCCTGTTCTACGGCGTGCTGCTGACGATGGCGTTCCCCGCATACACCACGCTGATCCCGCTCTACCGGATCATGTCCGAGGCGTACCTGGTGAACACCTACACCGGCGTCGTGCTGGTCTACGTCTCGGGCTTCCTGCCGCTGGCCACCTGGGTGCTGCACAACTACTTCTCCGGGTTGCCGTCCTCGATCGAGGAGGCCGGGCTCATCGACGGCGCGAACCGGCTGCAGGTGTTCTGGCACCTGGTGCTGCCGCTGGCCCGGCCCGGCATCATCTCGACCGCGCTGATCACGTTCCTGTTCGCCTGGGCGCAGTTCCTGTTCCCGCTGGTGCTGACCACCGACACGTCCACCCAGCCGCTGACCGTCGTCATCGCGTCGCTGCAGGGCCGGCACGTCGTCCCGACCACGCTGCTCAGCGCGGCCGGCATGATCGCGATCGCGGTCCCGGCGGTCGTCGCCCTGGTGTTCAACCGGTACATCGTCAACGGCCTGCTGGCCGGCAGCACGAAGTGA